In Vibrio lentus, a single genomic region encodes these proteins:
- the astA gene encoding arginine N-succinyltransferase — translation MLVVRPIKLSDYDALHTCAVESGHGFTSLPVNEELLTNRITHSEYSFAKQDVTEPGDEGYLMVGFDTETGEVAGTTGIEASIGWDVPFYSYHISKVVHSSQKLGVNNVVKLLTFGNNYTGCSEICTLFLRPAFRGGLNGRLMSKCRFLIMSEHPERFSKTIFAEMRGVSDAEGNSPFWQWLQEHFFSIDFTLADYLTGIGKKGFIADLMPKLPIYVNLLSKEAQAVIGEVHDNTRPALKLLEREGFTNRGYVDIFDAGPTVECDLRNIESVRHAIRAQVQIAEHSSSKDFLIGNTSFENFRAVAAKGAYDQASDTVILSSEVASALEVKEGEFVRMLAQ, via the coding sequence ATGCTAGTTGTTCGCCCAATAAAATTATCTGATTACGATGCGCTGCATACCTGCGCGGTTGAATCTGGTCACGGATTCACATCTCTTCCGGTTAACGAAGAACTGTTAACTAACCGAATTACTCACTCTGAATACAGCTTTGCCAAACAAGACGTGACTGAACCCGGTGATGAAGGCTACCTAATGGTTGGCTTCGACACTGAAACGGGAGAAGTTGCAGGCACCACAGGCATCGAAGCCTCAATTGGCTGGGATGTTCCGTTTTACTCTTACCACATCAGCAAAGTGGTTCACTCATCGCAAAAGCTTGGCGTGAATAACGTCGTGAAACTACTGACTTTCGGCAATAACTACACCGGATGCAGTGAGATCTGCACACTGTTCTTGCGTCCAGCTTTCCGTGGTGGATTGAATGGTCGTTTGATGTCGAAGTGTCGCTTCCTGATCATGTCAGAGCACCCAGAGCGTTTCTCGAAAACGATTTTTGCTGAGATGCGTGGTGTATCGGATGCGGAAGGTAACTCACCTTTCTGGCAATGGCTGCAAGAGCACTTCTTCTCAATTGATTTCACGCTTGCAGATTACCTAACTGGTATTGGTAAGAAAGGCTTCATTGCTGACCTAATGCCGAAGCTGCCTATCTACGTGAACCTACTGAGCAAAGAAGCTCAGGCGGTGATTGGAGAGGTACATGATAATACACGCCCTGCACTTAAGTTGTTGGAACGTGAAGGTTTCACTAACCGTGGTTATGTCGACATCTTTGATGCAGGCCCAACGGTTGAGTGTGATTTAAGAAACATTGAATCAGTGCGTCATGCGATTCGAGCTCAGGTTCAAATTGCAGAGCACTCCAGCTCTAAAGACTTCCTAATTGGTAATACCTCGTTTGAGAACTTCCGCGCAGTAGCCGCGAAAGGCGCGTATGACCAAGCAAGCGACACAGTGATTTTATCATCTGAAGTAGCAAGCGCTCTTGAAGTAAAAGAAGGCGAATTCGTTCGCATGTTGGCTCAATAA
- a CDS encoding aspartate aminotransferase family protein: protein MTVEKKVERSLFNEVMVPCYNPMEMIPVKGEGARVWDQQGREYIDFAGGIAVSCLGHCHPAMVNAVTEQANKIWHLSNVMTNEPALRLAKKLTDVCFAEKVFFANSGAEANEAALKLARRWAADVHGPEKSEIIAFKQGFHGRTFFTVTVGGQEAYSDGFGPKPGDVTHLPYNDIAALEAHISDRTCAIMMEPLQGEGGIISPTSEFVNTVRELCDKHNALLIFDEVQTGNGRTGNFYAYQGLGVTPDILSTAKSLGGGFPIGAMLTTSELATHLKVGTHGSTYGGNPLACAVAEAVVDVVSQPETLAGVKEREALFRDGLAKINDKYQIFSEVRGKGLLLGAALNEAWQGRARDVLVAAGEQGLMVLVAGANVVRFTPSLVITTQEIEEGLSKLDKAIATLV, encoded by the coding sequence ATGACAGTGGAAAAAAAAGTAGAACGTAGTCTGTTTAATGAGGTGATGGTGCCTTGTTATAACCCAATGGAAATGATCCCAGTAAAAGGGGAAGGCGCACGCGTTTGGGACCAACAAGGCCGAGAGTATATCGACTTTGCTGGTGGTATCGCTGTGAGCTGTTTGGGTCACTGTCACCCAGCAATGGTTAACGCAGTTACTGAGCAAGCAAACAAGATTTGGCATTTAAGTAATGTAATGACCAATGAACCTGCACTGCGTCTAGCGAAGAAGCTAACAGACGTATGTTTTGCAGAAAAAGTATTCTTTGCCAACTCTGGTGCTGAAGCGAACGAAGCCGCATTGAAGCTAGCTCGTCGTTGGGCAGCGGATGTTCACGGTCCTGAGAAATCTGAAATCATTGCATTCAAACAAGGTTTCCACGGTCGTACTTTCTTTACCGTAACGGTGGGTGGTCAAGAGGCTTACTCTGATGGCTTCGGTCCTAAACCGGGCGATGTAACTCACCTGCCTTACAACGATATTGCAGCGCTAGAAGCGCACATCTCAGATCGCACATGTGCAATCATGATGGAACCTCTACAAGGCGAGGGCGGTATCATCTCTCCAACATCTGAGTTCGTGAACACGGTTCGTGAACTGTGTGACAAACACAATGCGCTGCTTATCTTTGATGAAGTGCAAACAGGTAATGGCCGTACAGGTAACTTTTACGCTTACCAAGGTCTAGGTGTAACACCTGATATCCTAAGCACTGCGAAATCACTAGGTGGTGGTTTCCCTATCGGTGCAATGCTAACAACATCTGAGCTTGCGACGCACCTAAAAGTCGGTACGCACGGTTCTACTTACGGTGGTAACCCACTGGCGTGTGCCGTTGCTGAAGCAGTTGTTGACGTAGTAAGCCAACCTGAAACGTTGGCTGGCGTGAAAGAACGCGAAGCACTATTCCGTGATGGTTTAGCTAAGATTAACGACAAATACCAAATATTCAGTGAAGTTCGCGGTAAAGGCCTATTGCTAGGCGCTGCGCTTAATGAAGCATGGCAAGGTCGTGCTCGTGATGTATTGGTAGCAGCAGGCGAACAAGGCTTGATGGTACTGGTTGCGGGTGCAAACGTGGTTCGTTTCACGCCATCACTGGTTATCACTACACAAGAAATTGAAGAAGGTTTATCAAAACTAGACAAAGCAATCGCTACGCTAGTTTAG
- a CDS encoding aminodeoxychorismate/anthranilate synthase component II, whose amino-acid sequence MLLIIDNYDSFTYNLYQYFCELGVTVKVVRNDEIDIAGIEALKPSHLVISPGPCAPDDAGISLQVIEHFVGKLPILGVCLGHQAIAQVFGGEVVRARQVMHGKTSPIRHNGKSVFQGLNNPLTVTRYHSLVVKNGTLPDCFELTSWTEFEDGSMDEIMGYQHKTLPIDAVQFHPESIKTEQGHQLLANFLAR is encoded by the coding sequence ATGTTACTTATCATCGATAACTACGACTCTTTTACCTATAACTTGTATCAGTATTTCTGTGAGTTAGGGGTCACTGTGAAAGTTGTTCGCAACGATGAGATTGATATTGCGGGTATTGAAGCGCTAAAGCCTAGTCACCTTGTTATCTCGCCGGGCCCGTGTGCGCCCGATGATGCGGGAATCTCTCTACAAGTCATTGAACACTTCGTGGGTAAGTTGCCTATCTTAGGTGTGTGCCTTGGTCATCAAGCCATTGCTCAAGTCTTTGGTGGTGAAGTAGTGCGAGCCAGACAAGTGATGCACGGTAAAACCTCTCCAATCCGCCACAATGGCAAGAGCGTTTTTCAAGGGCTTAATAACCCTCTAACCGTGACACGTTACCATTCTCTAGTAGTGAAAAATGGCACGCTACCTGATTGCTTTGAATTGACCTCTTGGACGGAATTCGAAGATGGCAGCATGGATGAGATCATGGGTTATCAACACAAAACCTTGCCGATTGATGCGGTGCAATTTCACCCTGAGTCGATTAAAACAGAGCAAGGACACCAGCTTCTCGCTAACTTCCTAGCACGCTGA
- a CDS encoding ExeM/NucH family extracellular endonuclease, giving the protein MALLHKPSLLAVAIGSLLTASAHADLFISQYVEGGSYNKAVEIANNGDSSMNLDGYSLAKSANGNGSWGATLPLDGHVLAPGEVLVVAHSSASDEIKAKADIINASIANHNGDDPLAILNSDGSVHDVVGLMGDVDWGKDVTLVRATQTPSATFDASQWVSLPKDNIEGLGSLDSVELPEAFTCTQDGSAPVFTTIQEIQGEGATSPFIDGYPYITDDEYFVKGVVSAVTTGITKGFYLQALDDDFNSSTSEGLFIHTNQSSSELAAGDVVCVKGKVQEYYSHTQLKVENNQWLKQGEQQALEAMAIEALDSDENFAATLERYEGMLVKTTEALDMRVTRTFGYDYAGRRNNMVLAHERINMQPNQLFAAGSEDAKQQTEDNADRRLFVETDQKAADGQVPFYPDFGRTDIDQDGSTEDYIRIDDTIVGLEGVLTYSYGEYRLVTTNQISAENFVRNDPRTDKPDMDEGDLRIATFNVLNYFNSPFGGDANQHGNNRGANTMTEFEMQQEKIVNAILRLDADIIGLMEIENNGFGEGSAIQQLVNQLNDRIERKKDRYTFVAVDSNEDGVTDEMDSIGTDVITTGVIYRKKVVKLKDSRVIAMPSQQAPEVLDDSGKVIEDGKNYQRDSLAPTFKVKGTKEKLTVAINHFKSKGSKCWEDAAPVEQGGQGGVDADKQGSCENFRVAAAVALGEALDGIKGHKVILGDMNSYGMEDPMLVLTDYSEEKYGKQIKAARNTYIDGVEQFGDSGAVITKNYGYINAVAQKHPDSWSYSYNDEVGALDHLLISDSLKDRVVDATDWHINGGESTLFDYNEEFKGDLPKYQDHFRSSDHDPAVLELRVGGSFGFGALMSLFGLAMWRRRK; this is encoded by the coding sequence ATGGCTCTTTTACACAAACCTTCATTGCTAGCAGTGGCAATTGGTAGCTTGCTAACGGCAAGTGCACACGCTGATTTGTTTATTTCACAATATGTGGAAGGCGGCAGCTACAACAAAGCGGTTGAGATTGCCAATAACGGCGATAGCAGCATGAATTTAGATGGTTATTCACTGGCTAAGTCAGCGAACGGCAACGGATCATGGGGTGCCACTTTACCTTTGGATGGCCACGTTTTAGCGCCCGGTGAAGTACTTGTAGTCGCACATTCTAGTGCGAGTGATGAGATTAAAGCTAAAGCTGACATCATTAATGCTTCTATCGCTAATCATAACGGTGACGACCCGTTGGCTATCTTGAATTCAGATGGTTCGGTACATGATGTTGTTGGTTTGATGGGCGATGTGGACTGGGGCAAAGATGTTACTTTGGTTCGTGCGACACAAACACCTTCGGCGACGTTTGATGCTTCGCAATGGGTATCGCTACCAAAAGACAACATTGAAGGGCTAGGTTCACTAGACAGTGTTGAACTGCCAGAAGCGTTCACTTGTACACAGGATGGCTCTGCCCCAGTATTCACCACCATTCAAGAGATCCAAGGTGAGGGCGCAACATCGCCGTTCATTGATGGTTACCCGTACATCACCGACGATGAGTATTTCGTAAAAGGTGTGGTTAGCGCAGTGACTACGGGCATAACCAAAGGTTTCTACCTGCAAGCACTTGATGACGACTTCAATTCAAGCACTTCTGAAGGCCTATTTATTCACACCAATCAATCTAGCTCAGAGCTGGCTGCGGGCGATGTGGTGTGTGTGAAAGGTAAGGTTCAAGAATACTACAGCCATACTCAGCTTAAAGTTGAAAACAACCAATGGCTAAAACAGGGCGAGCAACAAGCGCTTGAAGCAATGGCGATTGAAGCTCTAGACAGTGATGAAAACTTCGCTGCAACGCTTGAACGCTACGAAGGTATGTTGGTGAAAACGACGGAAGCGCTTGATATGCGTGTCACTCGTACCTTTGGTTATGACTACGCAGGTCGTCGTAACAACATGGTACTGGCGCATGAGCGTATTAACATGCAACCGAACCAGCTTTTCGCTGCAGGTTCTGAAGACGCGAAACAACAAACGGAAGATAACGCAGACCGTCGTCTTTTCGTTGAAACCGATCAAAAAGCGGCTGACGGACAAGTACCTTTCTACCCAGACTTTGGCCGCACCGATATCGACCAAGATGGTTCGACGGAAGACTACATCCGTATCGATGACACCATTGTTGGCCTAGAAGGCGTGCTGACTTACAGCTACGGCGAGTATCGCTTAGTGACAACCAACCAGATCTCGGCTGAGAACTTTGTACGTAATGACCCACGTACTGACAAACCTGATATGGATGAAGGTGATCTACGTATCGCGACTTTCAATGTCTTGAACTACTTTAACTCTCCATTTGGTGGCGATGCGAATCAGCATGGTAACAACCGTGGCGCGAACACCATGACTGAGTTTGAGATGCAACAAGAGAAGATTGTGAATGCGATTCTTCGCTTAGACGCTGACATTATTGGTTTGATGGAAATTGAGAATAACGGCTTTGGTGAAGGCTCTGCCATTCAGCAGCTTGTTAACCAACTGAATGACCGCATTGAGCGCAAGAAAGACCGCTATACCTTTGTGGCTGTCGACTCGAACGAAGATGGCGTGACCGACGAGATGGACTCGATTGGTACTGATGTCATTACAACGGGCGTTATCTACCGTAAGAAAGTGGTTAAGCTTAAAGACAGTCGTGTTATCGCGATGCCAAGCCAACAAGCGCCAGAAGTGTTAGATGATTCTGGCAAGGTGATTGAAGACGGTAAGAACTATCAACGCGACTCGTTGGCGCCAACCTTTAAAGTTAAGGGCACCAAAGAGAAACTCACCGTAGCGATCAACCACTTTAAGTCGAAAGGTTCTAAGTGTTGGGAAGATGCTGCACCGGTTGAGCAGGGCGGTCAAGGTGGCGTTGATGCCGATAAGCAAGGTTCATGTGAGAACTTCCGTGTTGCTGCGGCAGTTGCATTAGGTGAAGCGCTAGACGGCATCAAAGGCCATAAAGTGATTCTGGGTGATATGAACTCGTACGGCATGGAAGACCCAATGCTGGTACTGACGGATTACTCTGAAGAGAAATACGGTAAGCAAATCAAAGCGGCGCGTAACACTTACATTGACGGCGTTGAGCAGTTTGGTGACAGCGGTGCGGTAATTACTAAGAACTACGGCTACATTAATGCTGTGGCTCAAAAGCACCCAGACAGCTGGAGCTACTCATACAATGATGAAGTCGGTGCCTTGGATCATTTGTTGATCAGTGACAGCCTGAAAGATAGAGTAGTTGATGCGACCGATTGGCACATCAATGGTGGTGAGTCGACGTTGTTTGACTACAACGAAGAGTTCAAAGGTGACCTACCTAAGTATCAAGATCACTTCCGTTCATCGGATCATGATCCTGCTGTTCTTGAACTGCGAGTAGGCGGTTCATTTGGCTTCGGTGCACTGATGTCATTGTTTGGCTTAGCAATGTGGCGTCGTCGCAAGTAG
- the trpS gene encoding tryptophan--tRNA ligase translates to MSKPIVLSGVQPSGELSIGNYLGALRQWQQMQDDYDCQYCVVDLHAITVRQDPKALHEATLDALAICLAVGVDPKKSTLFVQSHVPEHAQLGWLLNCYTQMGELSRMTQFKDKSARHSNDVNVGLYDYPVLMAADILLYGAHQVPVGSDQKQHLELARDIANRFNNIYGPETPIFQVPEPYIPTVNARVMSLQDATKKMSKSDDNRKNVITLLEEPKSIIKKINKAQTDAETPPRIAHDWENKAGISNLMGLYSAATGKTFEEIEAQYQGVEMYGPFKKDVGAALVEMLEPIQSEYHRIRADRAYMDAVMKAGAEKASERAAVTLKKAYEAVGFVTRP, encoded by the coding sequence ATGAGCAAGCCCATCGTATTGAGTGGTGTTCAACCATCTGGTGAACTAAGTATCGGTAACTACTTGGGTGCTCTACGTCAATGGCAACAGATGCAAGATGATTACGATTGCCAATACTGTGTTGTAGACCTTCACGCAATTACGGTTCGTCAAGACCCGAAAGCGTTGCATGAAGCGACTCTAGACGCATTAGCAATCTGTCTTGCTGTCGGTGTTGATCCAAAGAAGAGCACGCTATTTGTTCAGTCACACGTACCAGAGCATGCTCAACTTGGTTGGCTTCTTAACTGTTACACACAAATGGGTGAACTGAGCCGTATGACTCAGTTCAAAGATAAGTCTGCACGTCACTCAAATGACGTAAACGTAGGCCTATACGACTACCCAGTGTTGATGGCTGCAGATATCCTGCTTTACGGCGCGCACCAAGTACCAGTAGGTAGCGACCAGAAACAACACCTAGAGCTAGCGCGTGATATCGCCAATCGCTTTAACAACATCTACGGCCCAGAAACACCAATCTTCCAAGTTCCAGAACCTTACATTCCAACAGTGAATGCGCGTGTAATGAGCCTGCAAGATGCGACTAAGAAAATGTCTAAGTCGGATGACAACCGTAAGAACGTAATTACTCTGCTAGAAGAGCCTAAGTCGATCATCAAGAAGATCAACAAAGCGCAAACGGATGCAGAAACGCCACCACGTATCGCTCACGATTGGGAAAACAAAGCAGGTATCTCTAACCTAATGGGTCTGTACTCTGCGGCGACGGGCAAAACGTTCGAAGAGATCGAAGCGCAATACCAAGGCGTTGAAATGTACGGTCCATTTAAGAAAGATGTAGGCGCAGCATTGGTTGAGATGCTTGAGCCGATTCAATCTGAATACCACCGTATCCGTGCTGATCGTGCTTACATGGACGCAGTAATGAAAGCGGGTGCTGAAAAAGCCTCTGAGCGTGCTGCAGTAACACTGAAAAAAGCATACGAAGCGGTAGGTTTTGTTACTCGCCCATAG
- a CDS encoding phosphoglycolate phosphatase, with the protein MSLSSIKLIAFDLDGTLLDSVPDLAVAADQACQELGFSSVSEEQVRDYVGNGADVLIGRSLSRNLTVDPSLEPELLKKARILFDDFYEQGGHKLSHLYPSVKETLAELDKAGFTMALVTNKPSKFVPDVLAQHGIDKYFVDVLGGDSFSEKKPNPVALNWLLEKHNVKAEEMLMVGDSSNDIKAAKNAGCHSFGLTYGYNHGEPISASNPDYVADNIAQLLDVVLVSA; encoded by the coding sequence ATGTCATTAAGCTCAATAAAACTGATCGCCTTTGATTTGGATGGAACCTTGTTAGATAGCGTGCCTGATTTGGCTGTTGCCGCTGACCAAGCTTGTCAGGAACTGGGGTTTTCTTCAGTAAGCGAAGAACAAGTTCGCGACTATGTGGGTAATGGTGCTGATGTTCTTATCGGACGTTCATTGAGCCGCAACCTGACGGTTGACCCAAGCCTTGAGCCAGAGCTACTGAAGAAAGCGCGCATCCTGTTTGATGATTTCTACGAGCAGGGCGGCCATAAGCTAAGCCACCTTTACCCATCAGTTAAAGAGACGCTAGCAGAGCTAGACAAAGCGGGCTTCACCATGGCGCTGGTAACCAACAAACCATCGAAATTTGTACCAGACGTTCTGGCGCAGCACGGTATCGATAAGTACTTTGTTGATGTGTTGGGCGGCGACTCTTTCTCAGAGAAAAAGCCGAACCCAGTGGCACTGAATTGGTTGCTAGAAAAGCACAATGTGAAGGCTGAAGAGATGCTAATGGTTGGTGATTCAAGCAACGACATCAAAGCCGCTAAGAATGCAGGCTGCCACTCGTTTGGTCTGACTTACGGCTACAACCACGGTGAGCCGATTTCAGCATCAAACCCTGACTATGTCGCAGACAACATTGCGCAATTACTAGATGTCGTTCTAGTTTCAGCATAA
- the rpe gene encoding ribulose-phosphate 3-epimerase, with protein sequence MKDFLIAPSILSADFARLGEDVEKVLAAGADVVHFDVMDNHYVPNLTFGAPICKALRDYGITAPIDVHLMVKPVDSIVPEFAKAGASMITFHVEASEHVDRTLQLIKEHGCKAGVVLNPATPLSCLDYILDKVDMILLMSVNPGFGGQSFIPHTLDKLRAVRKLIDESGRDIRLEIDGGVKVDNIREIAEAGADMFVAGSAIFNQPDYKEVIDEMRAELAKVNA encoded by the coding sequence ATGAAAGATTTTCTAATCGCTCCATCGATTTTGTCTGCAGATTTTGCTCGTCTTGGTGAAGACGTAGAGAAAGTACTCGCAGCAGGTGCTGATGTTGTGCACTTCGATGTGATGGACAACCATTACGTACCGAACCTGACTTTTGGCGCTCCTATCTGTAAAGCGCTACGCGACTACGGTATTACAGCGCCTATCGATGTTCACCTAATGGTTAAGCCTGTGGATAGCATCGTACCTGAGTTTGCTAAAGCCGGCGCATCAATGATTACCTTCCATGTTGAAGCCTCTGAGCACGTTGATCGTACTCTACAGCTAATCAAAGAACACGGCTGTAAAGCAGGCGTAGTATTGAACCCAGCAACGCCACTTTCTTGCCTTGATTACATCCTAGACAAAGTCGACATGATTCTACTGATGTCAGTGAACCCTGGTTTTGGCGGTCAATCTTTCATTCCTCATACTCTTGATAAGCTGCGCGCTGTTCGTAAACTTATTGACGAATCTGGCCGTGATATCCGCCTTGAGATTGATGGCGGCGTGAAGGTTGATAACATCCGTGAAATTGCAGAAGCGGGCGCAGATATGTTCGTTGCCGGTTCCGCTATCTTCAATCAACCAGATTACAAAGAAGTGATTGATGAGATGCGTGCAGAGCTTGCAAAAGTTAACGCATAA
- a CDS encoding Dam family site-specific DNA-(adenine-N6)-methyltransferase, producing the protein MKKQRAFLKWAGGKYGLVEDIQRHLPPARKLVEPFVGAGSVFLNTDFEQYLLADINPDLINLYNLLKTDPETYISEAKRWFCPENNRKEVFLDIRAEFNGTDNVMYRSLAFLYMNRFGFNGLCRYNKKGGFNVPFGSYKKPYFPEAELEFFSEKAKKATFVCEGYSETFSRARKGCVVYCDPPYAPLSSTANFTSYAGNGFSLDDQAALADVAERAAMERGIPVLISNHDTTLTRRLYHGAELNVVKVKRTISRNGAGRNKVDELLALFHKEKNQQHASTEL; encoded by the coding sequence ATGAAAAAGCAGCGTGCCTTTCTAAAATGGGCTGGTGGTAAATATGGCCTAGTTGAAGACATCCAACGTCACCTGCCACCTGCTCGAAAATTGGTAGAACCGTTTGTCGGTGCAGGCTCAGTGTTTTTGAATACTGATTTTGAACAGTACCTGCTTGCGGATATCAATCCCGATCTTATCAACTTGTACAACCTTCTTAAAACTGACCCTGAAACTTACATCTCTGAAGCGAAGCGCTGGTTCTGTCCTGAGAATAATCGCAAAGAAGTCTTTTTAGATATTCGAGCTGAGTTCAATGGTACCGACAATGTCATGTATCGCTCGCTTGCTTTCTTGTATATGAACCGATTTGGCTTCAATGGCCTGTGTCGATACAACAAGAAAGGTGGTTTTAATGTTCCGTTTGGTTCTTACAAAAAACCTTATTTCCCAGAAGCTGAGCTTGAGTTTTTCTCTGAGAAAGCAAAAAAAGCGACGTTTGTTTGTGAAGGCTACAGTGAGACCTTTAGCCGCGCCCGTAAAGGCTGTGTGGTTTATTGTGATCCTCCTTATGCGCCATTGTCTAGCACTGCTAACTTTACCTCTTACGCGGGTAATGGCTTCAGCTTAGATGATCAAGCGGCCTTGGCTGATGTTGCAGAAAGAGCGGCAATGGAACGAGGCATCCCTGTATTGATTTCAAACCATGACACCACCTTAACGCGCCGTTTATACCATGGTGCGGAGCTAAACGTGGTCAAGGTTAAGCGCACCATTAGCCGTAATGGCGCAGGGCGCAATAAAGTCGATGAGTTACTGGCGCTTTTTCATAAAGAGAAAAACCAGCAACACGCTTCAACAGAATTGTAG
- a CDS encoding SPOR domain-containing protein — translation MSLAHELRVLELESQVELLERLQLLTNFGSNLVTVAGKTGSGRSWLAQRYLESWSTEKNQCLLLCHPSQDDQQHRALILSQIVSDPLFNQHDSLSDSLARLLDGDSCHVVIVIDDAHRLSELLVSELWMLVLEAQSNPQWTINIVLFSEPGHLDPLLTRLSYGQQHKPIDLEIDNLSQPEAEHFFESLVIRYVDDESEARVRRAFNKAQPLPGELMALGELKVEKRIIIRSIIGSPINIAIVVALLLVVIGGGYWWMFSQPTPDDKAQSLIAPIEQTAIPTVEVESGTEQTGIDGSVDSETDTDMSYQGADDDSSSLPPVVVEGTASVGEVKQEQQRVVITSDVVDALLDDKPKSADTSAIDAAVEENTGAAVSVQPDAANNESQASVDEDADLTESTPPTKKITFSFAREELQAISPRAYTLQLSAMTSLEDVQSFIEEYEVEDKVRIYPTLRNDTKWFIITYQDYPTIQVARDAVSALSKPLQQLEPWAKSMNQVHREIERAK, via the coding sequence ATGAGTTTGGCTCATGAATTAAGAGTATTAGAGTTAGAATCTCAAGTTGAGCTATTAGAACGCTTACAGCTTTTGACTAACTTTGGCTCAAACCTAGTCACGGTCGCTGGTAAAACTGGCTCTGGCCGTTCATGGTTAGCTCAGCGTTATCTAGAGTCGTGGTCGACAGAAAAGAATCAGTGCTTACTGCTTTGTCACCCAAGCCAAGATGATCAGCAACACCGAGCTCTTATTCTTAGTCAGATCGTTTCTGATCCACTCTTTAATCAACATGACTCTTTATCAGATAGCCTTGCACGGTTACTGGATGGAGATTCGTGTCATGTGGTTATCGTTATCGATGATGCCCACCGACTCTCAGAACTCCTAGTATCCGAACTGTGGATGCTGGTACTTGAGGCTCAATCTAATCCTCAATGGACGATCAATATCGTTCTCTTCTCGGAACCTGGCCATTTAGACCCGCTGTTAACACGTCTGAGCTACGGTCAACAACACAAGCCTATCGATCTAGAAATCGATAATCTATCCCAACCCGAAGCTGAACATTTCTTTGAATCACTGGTGATTCGATATGTTGATGATGAGTCTGAAGCTCGCGTGCGACGTGCGTTTAATAAAGCGCAACCTTTGCCCGGTGAGTTAATGGCCTTAGGAGAATTGAAAGTGGAAAAAAGGATTATTATTCGCTCAATTATTGGTTCACCTATCAATATCGCGATTGTGGTGGCGTTGTTGTTGGTTGTTATCGGCGGCGGTTACTGGTGGATGTTCAGTCAGCCAACCCCTGATGATAAAGCGCAATCTCTCATTGCACCGATAGAACAGACCGCTATCCCGACGGTTGAAGTGGAAAGTGGCACAGAGCAAACAGGAATCGACGGTTCGGTTGATTCTGAAACCGACACTGACATGAGTTACCAAGGTGCTGACGATGACAGTTCATCTTTACCACCGGTTGTGGTGGAAGGTACAGCCAGTGTTGGCGAAGTAAAACAAGAGCAGCAACGTGTGGTGATTACTTCTGATGTGGTTGATGCGTTATTGGATGACAAGCCGAAAAGTGCCGATACCAGTGCGATTGATGCTGCCGTTGAAGAAAACACAGGTGCCGCGGTGAGCGTGCAACCTGATGCTGCGAACAACGAGTCACAAGCTTCAGTTGATGAAGATGCAGACCTAACTGAATCAACACCGCCGACGAAAAAGATCACCTTCTCATTTGCTCGTGAAGAGTTACAAGCTATCTCGCCACGCGCGTATACCTTACAGTTGAGCGCGATGACGTCATTAGAAGATGTTCAGTCTTTTATTGAAGAATATGAAGTCGAAGACAAGGTTCGTATTTACCCAACACTTCGTAATGACACCAAGTGGTTTATCATCACTTATCAAGATTACCCGACGATTCAAGTGGCGCGAGACGCGGTAAGTGCATTATCAAAACCACTTCAACAGTTGGAACCTTGGGCAAAATCGATGAATCAAGTGCATCGAGAGATAGAACGTGCGAAATAA